In Drosophila simulans strain w501 chromosome X, Prin_Dsim_3.1, whole genome shotgun sequence, one DNA window encodes the following:
- the LOC6725757 gene encoding collagen alpha-1(I) chain isoform X1 — MTTNRSTRLLVLLVLTALVASHQAHAAAVGLKCGGKSAVCVGPLSYQQCVDDLTSGPVVPCALNTRCVTDGLEICVPVKSAAEAPTAAVAKMVTITDSPVVSESAPLVDSTTSGSGVEISTEGAPTSAVPTKPSTPVETTQAPVETTQAPVETTQAPVETTQIPVETTQIPVETTQIPIETTQIPVETTLAPLETTQAPGETTTAAIEETTTGSEAPLDPESTVPSDTTPVDSTLAPGSEGTYPTIEPNTPGEDPNAPAGTTLAPGEVDPNSPIDPNSPLDPNAPEESTNEPSAAPGTPADVTTAAPGTPADGSSAAPGTPADGSSAAPGSPADVTTAAPGAPADGSSAAPGSPAEGSSAAPGSPADVTTAAPGAPADGSSAAPGSPAEGSSAAPGSPADVTTAAPGAPADGSSAAPGSPAEGSSAAPGSPAEVTTAAPGAPADGSSAAPGSPADGSSAAPGSPADVTTAAPADGSSAAPGAPADGSSAAPGSPAEGSSAAPGSPADVTTAAPGAPADGSSAAPGSPADGSSAAPGSPADVTTAAPGAPADGSSAAPGSPADGSSAAPGSPADVTTAAPGAPADGSSAAPGSPAEGSSAAPGSPADVTTAGPGAPADGSSAAPGAPADGSSAAPGAPADGSSAAPGSPAEGSSAAPGSPADVTTAAPGAPADGSSAAPGSPAEGSSAAPGSPADVTTAAPGAPADGSSAAPGSPADGSSAAPGSPAEGSSAAPGSPADVTTAAPGAPADGSSAAPGSPAEGSSAAPGSPADVTTAAPGSPADGSSAAPGAPADGSSAAPGSPAEGSSAAPGSPADVTTAAPGAPADGSSAAPGSPADGSSAAPGSPADVTTAAPGAPADGSSAAPGSPAEGSSAAPGSPADVTTAAPGAPADGSSAAPGSPADGSSAAPGSPADVTTAAPGAPADGSSAAPGSPAEGSSAAPGSPADVTTAAPGAPADGSSAAPGSPADGSSAAPGSPADVTTAAPGAPADGSSAAPGSPAEGSSAAPGSPADVTTAAPGAPADGSSAAPGSPAEGSSAAPGYPADVTTAAPGAPADGSSAAPGSPAEGSSAAPGSPADVTTAAPGAPADGSSAAPGSPAEGSSAAPGSPADFTTAGPGSPAEGSPPAGGAPADPNVPAGGAPADSNVPAGGAPAGSNVPAGGAPADSNAPAGGAPADSNAPAGGAPAGSNVPAGGAPADANAPAGRSPGSSAPVPNPPASSVVPSIPVLPGGSGSWPWHPRPNIPVLPPTWRPPLPGQNGSGAPGSGLINGSVNPPQRPHPFWPNWQNWVNSWRPTKPVPSTEAPVQPQNPQQPQQPQNPQQPQQPQNPQQPGNNNPETAESVEQAAPVPPANGPASNENASVEESNKASSEKSKDKPKSGEDQSKEQEQKKPSSEEKEKDSKEKNDKEKNDKDSKEKKDNDSKDKKDKSKEEKDNESQKDNEGDDEPSSKEKKQYVKDLIKKLKKGEECDEDDVYPDVRDCRKYYRCEVKKSGKHKFAHLRCDKKERFDWLTQSCVPKDEARCLEK; from the exons ATGACAACGAACCGATCCACCAGACTTCTGGTGTTGCTAGTG TTGACCGCCCTGGTGGCCAGCCATCAGGCGCATGCCGCCGCCGTGGGACTCAAGTGCGGTGGCAAGAGCGCCGTCTGCGTGGGACCACTCTCCTATCAGCAGTGCGTTGATGACCTGACCTCCGGTCCGGTGGTGCCATGCGCATTGAACACCCGCTGTGTCACCGATGGCCTCGAGATCTGTGTGCCGGTCAAGTCGGCCGCTGAGGCGCCCACGGCGGCTGTCGCCAAGATGGTGACCATCACCGACAGTCCCGTTGTGAGCGAGTCGGCTCCACTTGTGGATTCCACCACCAGCGGCTCCGGCGTAGAGATCTCCACCGAGGGTGCTCCAACCAGCGCTGTTCCAACTAAGCCATCTACTCCGGTTGAGACCACTCAGGCACCGGTAGAGACCACTCAGGCTCCGGTTGAGACCACTCAGGCTCCGGTTGAGACTACCCAGATTCCGGTTGAGACCACGCAGATTCCGGTTGAGACTACCCAGATTCCGATTGAGACCACGCAGATTCCGGTTGAGACTACTCTGGCTCCGCTTGAAACCACACAAGCTCCCGGCGAGACAACTACAGCAGCCATTGAAGAGACTACCACTGGGTCGGAAGCACCACTGGATCCGGAATCGACGGTGCCCAGCGATACCACTCCCGTTGACTCCACATTGGCACCCGGATCGGAAGGCACTTACCCAACCATTGAACCCAACACACCAGGAGAAGATCCCAACGCTCCTGCGGGAACTACTCTTGCTCCTGGCGAAGTCGATCCCAACAGCCCCATCGACCCCAATTCCCCTCTGGACCCGAACGCACCAGAAGAATCTACTAACGAACCCAGCGCAGCTCCTGGCACCCCGGCTGATGTAACCACTGCCGCTCCTGGCACCCCAGCCGATGGATCTTCTGCCGCTCCTGGCACCCCAGCCGATGGatcttctgctgctcctggttcTCCTGCTGATGTCACTACAGCCGCTCCTGGTGCTCCAGCCGATGGATCATCTGCCGCTCCTGGTTCTCCAGCTGAAGGATCTTCCGCTGCTCCTGGATCTCCTGCTGATGTCACTACAGCCGCTCCTGGTGCTCCAGCCGATGGATCATCTGCCGCTCCTGGTTCTCCAGCTGAAGGATCTTCCGCTGCTCCTGGTTCTCCTGCTGATGTCACTACAGCCGCTCCTGGTGCTCCAGCCGATGGATCATCTGCCGCTCCTGGTTCTCCAGCTGAAGGATCTTCCGCTGCTCCTGGATCTCCTGCTGAAGTCACTACTGCCGCTCCTGGCGCTCCAGCTGATGGATCATCTGCCGCTCCTGGTTCTCCAGCCGATGGATCTTCTGCCGCTCCTGGTTCTCCAGCTGATGTCACTACTGCCGCTCCAGCCGATGGATCTTCTGCCGCTCCTGGTGCTCCAGCCGATGGATCTTCTGCCGCTCCTGGTTCTCCAGCGGAAGGATCTTCCGCTGCTCCTGGTTCTCCAGCTGATGTCACTACTGCCGCTCCTGGTGCTCCAGCCGATGGATCTTCTGCCGCTCCTGGTTCTCCAGCCGATGGATCTTCTGCCGCTCCTGGTTCTCCAGCTGATGTCACTACTGCCGCTCCTGGTGCTCCAGCCGATGGATCTTCTGCCGCTCCTGGTTCTCCAGCCGATGGatcttctgctgctcctggttcTCCTGCTGATGTCACTACAGCCGCTCCTGGTGCTCCAGCCGATGGATCATCTGCCGCTCCTGGTTCTCCAGCTGAAGGATCTTCCGCTGCTCCTGGATCTCCTGCTGATGTCACCACTGCCGGTCCTGGCGCTCCAGCTGATGGATCATCTGCCGCTCCTGGCGCTCCAGCTGATGGATCATCTGCCGCTCCTGGCGCTCCAGCTGATGGATCATCTGCCGCTCCTGGTTCTCCAGCTGAAGGATCTTCCGCTGCTCCTGGATCTCCTGCTGATGTCACCACTGCCGCTCCTGGCGCTCCAGCTGATGGATCATCTGCCGCTCCTGGTTCTCCAGCTGAAGGATCTTCCGCTGCTCCTGGCTCTCCTGCTGATGTCACCACTGCCGCTCCTGGCGCTCCAGCTGATGGATCATCTGCCGCTCCTGGTTCTCCAGCCGATGGATCTTCTGCCGCTCCTGGTTCTCCAGCTGAAGGATCTTCCGCTGCTCCTGGCTCTCCTGCTGATGTCACCACTGCCGCTCCTGGCGCTCCAGCTGATGGATCATCTGCCGCTCCTGGTTCTCCAGCTGAAGGATCTTCCGCTGCTCCTGGCTCTCCTGCTGATGTCACCACTGCCGCTCCTGGTTCTCCAGCTGATGGATCATCTGCCGCTCCTGGCGCTCCAGCTGATGGATCATCTGCCGCTCCTGGTTCTCCAGCTGAAGGATCTTCCGCTGCTCCTGGCTCTCCTGCTGATGTCACCACTGCCGCTCCTGGCGCTCCAGCTGATGGATCATCTGCCGCTCCTGGTTCTCCAGCCGATGGATCTTCTGCCGCTCCTGGTTCTCCTGCTGATGTCACTACTGCCGCTCCTGGTGCTCCAGCCGATGGATCTTCTGCCGCTCCTGGTTCTCCAGCTGAAGGATCTTCCGCTGCTCCTGGCTCTCCTGCTGATGTCACCACTGCCGCTCCTGGCGCTCCAGCTGATGGATCATCTGCCGCTCCTGGTTCTCCAGCCGATGGATCTTCTGCCGCTCCTGGTTCTCCTGCTGATGTCACTACTGCCGCTCCTGGTGCTCCAGCCGATGGATCTTCTGCCGCTCCTGGTTCTCCAGCTGAAGGATCTTCCGCTGCTCCTGGCTCTCCTGCTGATGTCACCACTGCCGCTCCTGGCGCTCCAGCTGATGGATCATCAGCCGCTCCTGGTTCTCCAGCCGATGGATCTTCTGCCGCTCCTGGTTCTCCTGCTGATGTCACTACTGCCGCTCCTGGTGCTCCAGCCGATGGATCTTCTGCCGCTCCTGGTTCTCCAGCTGAAGGATCTTCCGCTGCTCCTGGTTCTCCTGCTGATGTCACTACTGCCGCTCCTGGCGCTCCAGCTGATGGATCATCTGCCGCTCCTGGTTCTCCAGCTGAAGGATCTTCCGCTGCTCCTGGCTATCCTGCTGATGTCACCACTGCCGCTCCTGGCGCTCCAGCTGATGGATCATCTGCCGCTCCTGGTTCTCCAGCTGAAGGATCTTCCGCTGCTCCTGGCTCTCCTGCTGATGTCACCACTGCCGCTCCTGGCGCTCCAGCTGATGGATCATCTGCCGCTCCTGGTTCTCCAGCTGAAGGATCTTCCGCTGCTCCTGGCTCTCCTGCTGATTTCACCACGGCCGGTCCTGGTTCTCCTGCTGAAGGATCCCCTCCCGCTGGAGGAGCCCCTGCTGATCCGAATGTCCCTGCTGGTGGAGCCCCTGCTGATTCCAATGTCCCCGCTGGTGGAGCCCCTGCTGGTTCCAATGTCCCCGCTGGTGGAGCCCCTGCTGATTCCAATGCCCCCGCTGGTGGAGCCCCTGCTGATTCCAATGCCCCTGCTGGAGGAGCCCCTGCTGGTTCCAATGTCCCCGCTGGCGGAGCTCCTGCTGATGCCAATGCTCCCGCTGGTAGATCCCCTGGATCATCTGCTCCGGTACCAAATCCGCCAGCTAGCTCAGTTGTACCATCGATTCCTGTACTTCCTGGCGGATCTGGCTCTTGGCCTTGGCATCCTCGACCGAACATTCCAGTCTTGCCACCAACCTGGAGGCCTCCGCTGCCTGGACAAAATGGCTCAGGTGCTCCTGGCAGTGGGCTAATCAATGGCAGCGTCAACCCGCCCCAACGCCCCCATCCCTTCTGGCCCAACTGGCAAAACTGGGTGAACAGCTGGCGACCAACAAAGCCAGTTCCTAGCACCGAGGCTCCTGTCCAACCGCAGAATCctcagcagccgcagcaacccCAAAACCCACAGCAGCCCCAGCAACCGCAGAATCCTCAACAGCCTGGAAACAACAATCCTGAGACCGCCGAAAGCGTAGAGCAAGCTGCTCCAGTACCACCAGCCAATGGACCAGCGTCCAACGAGAATGCCTCCGTTGAGGAGAGCAACAAAGCTTCCAGCGAGAAGTCGAAGGACAAGCCAAAGTCCGGTGAGGATCAGTccaaggagcaggaacagAAGAAGCCCAGCTCTGAGGAGAAAGAGAAGGACAGCAAGGAGAAGAACGACAAGGAGAAGAACGACAAGGACAGCAAGGAGAAAAAGGACAACGATAGCAAGGACAAGAAGGACAAGTCCAAGGAGGAGAAGGACAACGAGTCCCAGAAGGACAACGAAGGCGACGACGAGCCGAGCTCCAAGGAGAAGAAGCAATACGTGAAGGACCTGATCAAGAAGCTAAAGAAGGGTGAAGAGTGCGACGAGGACGACGTCTATCCGGATGTCCGGGATTGCCGCAAATACTACCGCTGCGAGGTCAAGAAGTCCGGCAAGCACAAGTTCGCCCACCTGCGCTGCGACAAGAAGGAGCGATTCGACTGGCTTACCCAGTCGTGTGTGCCCAAGGACGAGGCCCGCTGTCTGGAGAAATAG
- the LOC6725757 gene encoding collagen alpha-1(I) chain isoform X3, producing the protein MTTNRSTRLLVLLVLTALVASHQAHAAAVGLKCGGKSAVCVGPLSYQQCVDDLTSGPVVPCALNTRCVTDGLEICVPVKSAAEAPTAAVAKMVTITDSPVVSESAPLVDSTTSGSGVEISTEGAPTSAVPTKPSTPVETTQAPVETTQAPVETTQAPVETTQIPVETTQIPVETTQIPIETTQIPVETTLAPLETTQAPGETTTAAIEETTTGSEAPLDPESTVPSDTTPVDSTLAPGSEGTYPTIEPNTPGEDPNAPAGTTLAPGEVDPNSPIDPNSPLDPNAPEESTNEPSAAPGTPADVTTAAPGTPADGSSAAPGTPADGSSAAPGSPADVTTAAPGAPADGSSAAPGSPAEGSSAAPGSPADVTTAAPGAPADGSSAAPGSPAEGSSAAPGSPADVTTAAPGAPADGSSAAPGSPAEGSSAAPGSPAEVTTAAPGAPADGSSAAPGSPADGSSAAPGSPADVTTAAPADGSSAAPGAPADGSSAAPGSPAEGSSAAPGSPADVTTAAPGAPADGSSAAPGSPADGSSAAPGSPADVTTAAPGAPADGSSAAPGSPADGSSAAPGSPADVTTAAPGAPADGSSAAPGSPAEGSSAAPGSPADVTTAAPGAPADGSSAAPGSPAEGSSAAPGSPADVTTAAPGAPADGSSAAPGSPADGSSAAPGSPAEGSSAAPGSPADVTTAAPGAPADGSSAAPGSPAEGSSAAPGSPADVTTAAPGSPADGSSAAPGAPADGSSAAPGSPAEGSSAAPGSPADVTTAAPGAPADGSSAAPGSPADGSSAAPGSPADVTTAAPGAPADGSSAAPGSPAEGSSAAPGSPADVTTAAPGAPADGSSAAPGSPADGSSAAPGSPADVTTAAPGAPADGSSAAPGSPAEGSSAAPGSPADVTTAAPGAPADGSSAAPGSPADGSSAAPGSPADVTTAAPGAPADGSSAAPGSPAEGSSAAPGSPADVTTAAPGAPADGSSAAPGSPAEGSSAAPGYPADVTTAAPGAPADGSSAAPGSPAEGSSAAPGSPADVTTAAPGAPADGSSAAPGSPAEGSSAAPGSPADFTTAGPGSPAEGSPPAGGAPADPNVPAGGAPADSNVPAGGAPAGSNVPAGGAPADSNAPAGGAPADSNAPAGGAPAGSNVPAGGAPADANAPAGRSPGSSAPVPNPPASSVVPSIPVLPGGSGSWPWHPRPNIPVLPPTWRPPLPGQNGSGAPGSGLINGSVNPPQRPHPFWPNWQNWVNSWRPTKPVPSTEAPVQPQNPQQPQQPQNPQQPQQPQNPQQPGNNNPETAESVEQAAPVPPANGPASNENASVEESNKASSEKSKDKPKSGEDQSKEQEQKKPSSEEKEKDSKEKNDKEKNDKDSKEKKDNDSKDKKDKSKEEKDNESQKDNEGDDEPSSKEKKQYVKDLIKKLKKGEECDEDDVYPDVRDCRKYYRCEVKKSGKHKFAHLRCDKKERFDWLTQSCVPKDEARCLEK; encoded by the exons ATGACAACGAACCGATCCACCAGACTTCTGGTGTTGCTAGTG TTGACCGCCCTGGTGGCCAGCCATCAGGCGCATGCCGCCGCCGTGGGACTCAAGTGCGGTGGCAAGAGCGCCGTCTGCGTGGGACCACTCTCCTATCAGCAGTGCGTTGATGACCTGACCTCCGGTCCGGTGGTGCCATGCGCATTGAACACCCGCTGTGTCACCGATGGCCTCGAGATCTGTGTGCCGGTCAAGTCGGCCGCTGAGGCGCCCACGGCGGCTGTCGCCAAGATGGTGACCATCACCGACAGTCCCGTTGTGAGCGAGTCGGCTCCACTTGTGGATTCCACCACCAGCGGCTCCGGCGTAGAGATCTCCACCGAGGGTGCTCCAACCAGCGCTGTTCCAACTAAGCCATCTACTCCGGTTGAGACCACTCAGGCACCGGTAGAGACCACTCAGGCTCCGGTTGAGACCACTCAGGCTCCGGTTGAGACTACCCAGATTCCGGTTGAGACCACGCAGATTCCGGTTGAGACTACCCAGATTCCGATTGAGACCACGCAGATTCCGGTTGAGACTACTCTGGCTCCGCTTGAAACCACACAAGCTCCCGGCGAGACAACTACAGCAGCCATTGAAGAGACTACCACTGGGTCGGAAGCACCACTGGATCCGGAATCGACGGTGCCCAGCGATACCACTCCCGTTGACTCCACATTGGCACCCGGATCGGAAGGCACTTACCCAACCATTGAACCCAACACACCAGGAGAAGATCCCAACGCTCCTGCGGGAACTACTCTTGCTCCTGGCGAAGTCGATCCCAACAGCCCCATCGACCCCAATTCCCCTCTGGACCCGAACGCACCAGAAGAATCTACTAACGAACCCAGCGCAGCTCCTGGCACCCCGGCTGATGTAACCACTGCCGCTCCTGGCACCCCAGCCGATGGATCTTCTGCCGCTCCTGGCACCCCAGCCGATGGatcttctgctgctcctggttcTCCTGCTGATGTCACTACAGCCGCTCCTGGTGCTCCAGCCGATGGATCATCTGCCGCTCCTGGTTCTCCAGCTGAAGGATCTTCCGCTGCTCCTGGATCTCCTGCTGATGTCACTACAGCCGCTCCTGGTGCTCCAGCCGATGGATCATCTGCCGCTCCTGGTTCTCCAGCTGAAGGATCTTCCGCTGCTCCTGGTTCTCCTGCTGATGTCACTACAGCCGCTCCTGGTGCTCCAGCCGATGGATCATCTGCCGCTCCTGGTTCTCCAGCTGAAGGATCTTCCGCTGCTCCTGGATCTCCTGCTGAAGTCACTACTGCCGCTCCTGGCGCTCCAGCTGATGGATCATCTGCCGCTCCTGGTTCTCCAGCCGATGGATCTTCTGCCGCTCCTGGTTCTCCAGCTGATGTCACTACTGCCGCTCCAGCCGATGGATCTTCTGCCGCTCCTGGTGCTCCAGCCGATGGATCTTCTGCCGCTCCTGGTTCTCCAGCGGAAGGATCTTCCGCTGCTCCTGGTTCTCCAGCTGATGTCACTACTGCCGCTCCTGGTGCTCCAGCCGATGGATCTTCTGCCGCTCCTGGTTCTCCAGCCGATGGATCTTCTGCCGCTCCTGGTTCTCCAGCTGATGTCACTACTGCCGCTCCTGGTGCTCCAGCCGATGGATCTTCTGCCGCTCCTGGTTCTCCAGCCGATGGatcttctgctgctcctggttcTCCTGCTGATGTCACTACAGCCGCTCCTGGTGCTCCAGCCGATGGATCATCTGCCGCTCCTG GTTCTCCAGCTGAAGGATCTTCCGCTGCTCCTGGATCTCCTGCTGATGTCACCACTGCCGCTCCTGGCGCTCCAGCTGATGGATCATCTGCCGCTCCTGGTTCTCCAGCTGAAGGATCTTCCGCTGCTCCTGGCTCTCCTGCTGATGTCACCACTGCCGCTCCTGGCGCTCCAGCTGATGGATCATCTGCCGCTCCTGGTTCTCCAGCCGATGGATCTTCTGCCGCTCCTGGTTCTCCAGCTGAAGGATCTTCCGCTGCTCCTGGCTCTCCTGCTGATGTCACCACTGCCGCTCCTGGCGCTCCAGCTGATGGATCATCTGCCGCTCCTGGTTCTCCAGCTGAAGGATCTTCCGCTGCTCCTGGCTCTCCTGCTGATGTCACCACTGCCGCTCCTGGTTCTCCAGCTGATGGATCATCTGCCGCTCCTGGCGCTCCAGCTGATGGATCATCTGCCGCTCCTGGTTCTCCAGCTGAAGGATCTTCCGCTGCTCCTGGCTCTCCTGCTGATGTCACCACTGCCGCTCCTGGCGCTCCAGCTGATGGATCATCTGCCGCTCCTGGTTCTCCAGCCGATGGATCTTCTGCCGCTCCTGGTTCTCCTGCTGATGTCACTACTGCCGCTCCTGGTGCTCCAGCCGATGGATCTTCTGCCGCTCCTGGTTCTCCAGCTGAAGGATCTTCCGCTGCTCCTGGCTCTCCTGCTGATGTCACCACTGCCGCTCCTGGCGCTCCAGCTGATGGATCATCTGCCGCTCCTGGTTCTCCAGCCGATGGATCTTCTGCCGCTCCTGGTTCTCCTGCTGATGTCACTACTGCCGCTCCTGGTGCTCCAGCCGATGGATCTTCTGCCGCTCCTGGTTCTCCAGCTGAAGGATCTTCCGCTGCTCCTGGCTCTCCTGCTGATGTCACCACTGCCGCTCCTGGCGCTCCAGCTGATGGATCATCAGCCGCTCCTGGTTCTCCAGCCGATGGATCTTCTGCCGCTCCTGGTTCTCCTGCTGATGTCACTACTGCCGCTCCTGGTGCTCCAGCCGATGGATCTTCTGCCGCTCCTGGTTCTCCAGCTGAAGGATCTTCCGCTGCTCCTGGTTCTCCTGCTGATGTCACTACTGCCGCTCCTGGCGCTCCAGCTGATGGATCATCTGCCGCTCCTGGTTCTCCAGCTGAAGGATCTTCCGCTGCTCCTGGCTATCCTGCTGATGTCACCACTGCCGCTCCTGGCGCTCCAGCTGATGGATCATCTGCCGCTCCTGGTTCTCCAGCTGAAGGATCTTCCGCTGCTCCTGGCTCTCCTGCTGATGTCACCACTGCCGCTCCTGGCGCTCCAGCTGATGGATCATCTGCCGCTCCTGGTTCTCCAGCTGAAGGATCTTCCGCTGCTCCTGGCTCTCCTGCTGATTTCACCACGGCCGGTCCTGGTTCTCCTGCTGAAGGATCCCCTCCCGCTGGAGGAGCCCCTGCTGATCCGAATGTCCCTGCTGGTGGAGCCCCTGCTGATTCCAATGTCCCCGCTGGTGGAGCCCCTGCTGGTTCCAATGTCCCCGCTGGTGGAGCCCCTGCTGATTCCAATGCCCCCGCTGGTGGAGCCCCTGCTGATTCCAATGCCCCTGCTGGAGGAGCCCCTGCTGGTTCCAATGTCCCCGCTGGCGGAGCTCCTGCTGATGCCAATGCTCCCGCTGGTAGATCCCCTGGATCATCTGCTCCGGTACCAAATCCGCCAGCTAGCTCAGTTGTACCATCGATTCCTGTACTTCCTGGCGGATCTGGCTCTTGGCCTTGGCATCCTCGACCGAACATTCCAGTCTTGCCACCAACCTGGAGGCCTCCGCTGCCTGGACAAAATGGCTCAGGTGCTCCTGGCAGTGGGCTAATCAATGGCAGCGTCAACCCGCCCCAACGCCCCCATCCCTTCTGGCCCAACTGGCAAAACTGGGTGAACAGCTGGCGACCAACAAAGCCAGTTCCTAGCACCGAGGCTCCTGTCCAACCGCAGAATCctcagcagccgcagcaacccCAAAACCCACAGCAGCCCCAGCAACCGCAGAATCCTCAACAGCCTGGAAACAACAATCCTGAGACCGCCGAAAGCGTAGAGCAAGCTGCTCCAGTACCACCAGCCAATGGACCAGCGTCCAACGAGAATGCCTCCGTTGAGGAGAGCAACAAAGCTTCCAGCGAGAAGTCGAAGGACAAGCCAAAGTCCGGTGAGGATCAGTccaaggagcaggaacagAAGAAGCCCAGCTCTGAGGAGAAAGAGAAGGACAGCAAGGAGAAGAACGACAAGGAGAAGAACGACAAGGACAGCAAGGAGAAAAAGGACAACGATAGCAAGGACAAGAAGGACAAGTCCAAGGAGGAGAAGGACAACGAGTCCCAGAAGGACAACGAAGGCGACGACGAGCCGAGCTCCAAGGAGAAGAAGCAATACGTGAAGGACCTGATCAAGAAGCTAAAGAAGGGTGAAGAGTGCGACGAGGACGACGTCTATCCGGATGTCCGGGATTGCCGCAAATACTACCGCTGCGAGGTCAAGAAGTCCGGCAAGCACAAGTTCGCCCACCTGCGCTGCGACAAGAAGGAGCGATTCGACTGGCTTACCCAGTCGTGTGTGCCCAAGGACGAGGCCCGCTGTCTGGAGAAATAG